From Erigeron canadensis isolate Cc75 chromosome 8, C_canadensis_v1, whole genome shotgun sequence, one genomic window encodes:
- the LOC122611341 gene encoding probable ubiquitin-like-specific protease 2B isoform X2: MESNGITFTEQEIHPDSEKQAMLDSVDVVSNVQELPDSHAEPRAGSSGLDVNALPESEDEAGNVSPLEHKRLDQRSLSTCCVIAEDDENLEVKTMPDAVDAVHDIQDLSYSHTEARANFSGLYVNVPPGSEAPVATTSDLPNNKLKLSEVDEAHHLVPHEHKRLDQRSLSTLSTLSDIAVDDGVFCEPSPDHFPGEMGTDNEDLAPVVFYPDHMVYHHSYSTDCVLTFTSNCIEIEGSTLDGDGKTFKLQWGVQDIHQIRSHYYEMVNVAIVTFHVLIDDKEQDNNVEHTSGIELKFAVIGTNWYGSQEAITSLNAAYKTLWSNMLESEVHGSTQASLTKYFPNFDQPFEEVIYPKGDVDAVSMGKRDVDMLLPDTFVNDTIIDFYIKYLKNKLKPEDRHRFHFFNSFFFRKLVDPDKDPLDASQGKAAFLRVRKWTRKVNIFEKDYVFIPINYNYHWSLIVMCHLGEVATYKDEDVIKLTKVPCILHMDSIRGTHSGLKGIMQSYLKEEWKGRLQEAPEDISSKFDNLRFISLELPQQPNSFDCGLFLLHYVELFLEQAPIYFNPFKITKSVNFLNMDWFLPADASLKRVVIQRLVYDLLEHTSHESSSICANDECDIHKENIVNFFPDMCNNLSTACQTSQDDQGIEISTLPSLSLSSDPCPVDPRESLKSAFEPGSFLGLQFPSFNERMFDGYKSSDTPPIEEDVETGGQLVYSSIEIDLQQDNEIIAEIPCSSQKFNRTESGHQNNFETSPQTSISGCEDSFQVINGSNLIGEELDFKELRNCPISPSMEPVEMLYGNDNSKRQANEPTVSGESSGLESDVQHPSKRMRMTDPPLVGASASD; the protein is encoded by the exons ATGGAATCCa ATGGTATTACTTTTACCGAACAAGAAATTCATCCTGATTCAGAAAAACAGGCAATGCTAGATTCAGTTGATGTTGTTAGCAATGTCCAAGAACTCCCTGATTCTCATGCAGAACCTAGAGCTGGTTCTTCTGGATTGGATGTTAATGCACTTCCTGAGTCAGAG GACGAAGCAGGTAATGTGAGTCCACTGGAACACAAAAGGTTGGATCAGAGATCTTTGTCAACGTGTTGCGTTATTGCAGAAGATGATG AAAACCTCGAAGTAAAGACAATGCCAGATGCTGTTGATGCCGTCCATGATATCCAAGATCTCTCCTACTCTCATACAGAAGCTAGAGCTAATTTTTCTGGACTTTATGTTAATGTACCTCCTGGATCAGAGGCCCCTGTAGCCACTACATCAGATCTTCccaacaacaaattaaaattgtCAGAAGTT GATGAGGCACATCATTTGGTTCCACATGAACACAAAAGATTGGATCAGAGATCTTTGTCAACTTTGTCAACTTTGTCAGATATTGCCGTAGATGATG GTGTCTTCTGTGAACCATCTCCAGATCATTTCCCAGGCGAGATGGGAACG GACAATGAAGATTTAGCACCAGTGGTCTTCTATCCTGATCATATGGTGTACCACCATAGTTATTCTACAGATTGTGTTTTAACTTTCACTAGCAATTGCATCGAAATAGAGGGTTCAACTTTAGATGGGGATGGCAAAACTTTTAAATTGCAGTGGGGAGTTCAAGATATACATCAAATCAGATCGCATTATTATGAGATG GTTAATGTGGCAATAGTGACGTTTCATGTACTTATCGATGATAAGGAACAGGATAACAATGTTGAACACACATCAG GTATTGAACTGAAGTTTGCAGTTATTGGCACTAACTGGTATGGGAGCCAGGAAGCAATCACATCCTTGAATGCCGCATACAAGACTCTATGGAGTAATATGCTTGAGTCAGA GGTCCATGGATCCACCCAAGCATCTCTTACAAAGTATTTTCCCAA CTTTGATCAGCCTTTTGAAGAAGTTATTTATCCAAAAGGAGATGTTGATGCTGTTTCTATGGGTAAGAGAGATGTTGATATGCTCTTACCAGACACGTTCGTTAACGACACCATCATCGACTTTTATATCAA ATACTTAAAGAACAAATTGAAGCCCGAGGATAGACACAGGTTTCATTTTTTCAATAGTTTCTTCTTCCGAAAGCTAGTTGACCCGGATAAAGATCCACTTGACGCCTCCCAAGGGAAAGCAGCTTTCTTACGTGTAAGAAAATGGACAAGAAAAGTCAACATATTTGAGAAAGATTACGTCTTTATTCCTATAAATTACAA CTATCACTGGAGTCTTATTGTAATGTGTCATCTTGGGGAAGTGGCCACATACAAAG ATGAAGATGTAATCAAGTTGACTAAAGTGCCATGCATTCTGCATATGGATTCTATCAGAGGCACTCATAGTGGCTTGAAAGGCATTATGCAAAG TTACTTGAAAGAAGAATGGAAAGGGAGGCTTCAAGAGGCACCTGAAGATATCTCTTCAAAATTCGATAACTTACGTTTTATCTCGCTTGAG TTACCACAGCAGCCAAATTCTTTCGACTGTGGTTTATTCTTGCTCCATTATGTAGAGCTCTTCTTAGAGCAAGCTCCAATTTATTTTAATCCCTTCAAAATCACGAAGAGTGTTAACTTT CTAAATATGGATTGGTTCCTACCCGCTGATGCGTCCCTTAAAAGGGTGGTTATCCAGAGATTGGTGTATGATCTTCTAGAGCACACTTCTCATGAATCTTCGTCCATATGTGCCAATGATGAATGCGACATCCATAAagaaaatattgtaaatttttttcCAGATATGTGCAATAATCTTTCAACGGCTTGTCAAACTTCTCAAGATGATCAGGGAATCGAAATATCTACGTTaccatctttatctttatcaagTGATCCATGTCCAGTTGATCCTAGGGAGTCTTTGAAATCTGCATTTGAACCAGGATCATTTCTCGGCTTGCAATTCCCATCTTTTAACGAGAGAATGTTTGATGGATACAAGAGTTCTGACACACCACCAATTGAG GAAGATGTAGAAACTGGTGGGCAGCTTGTTTATTCTTCAATAGAAATTGATCTCCAGCAAGACAATGAAATCATAGCCGAAATCCCATGTTCATCCCAGAAATTCAACAGAACAGAATCTGGGCATCAGAACAATTTTGAAACATCACCACAAACATCAATCTCTGGGTGTGAAGATTCATTTCAAGTCATCAATGGCAGTAATCTGATTGGCGAGGAACTTGATTTCAAGGAGTTGAGAAATTGTCCGATATCACCATCGATGGAGCCTGTTGAGATGCTTTATGGTAATGATAATTCCAAAAGGCAAGCAAATGAACCAACGGTTTCCGGTGAATCCTCTGGATTGGAATCAGATGTGCAGCATCCTTCAAAAAGAATGCGAATGACTGATCCCCCTCTGGTAGGTGCGTCTGCTAGTGATTGA
- the LOC122611341 gene encoding probable ubiquitin-like-specific protease 2B isoform X1, translating into MESNGITFTEQEIHPDSEKQAMLDSVDVVSNVQELPDSHAEPRAGSSGLDVNALPESEVLLITASALPNNTKINSLELDEAGNVSPLEHKRLDQRSLSTCCVIAEDDENLEVKTMPDAVDAVHDIQDLSYSHTEARANFSGLYVNVPPGSEAPVATTSDLPNNKLKLSEVDEAHHLVPHEHKRLDQRSLSTLSTLSDIAVDDGVFCEPSPDHFPGEMGTDNEDLAPVVFYPDHMVYHHSYSTDCVLTFTSNCIEIEGSTLDGDGKTFKLQWGVQDIHQIRSHYYEMVNVAIVTFHVLIDDKEQDNNVEHTSGIELKFAVIGTNWYGSQEAITSLNAAYKTLWSNMLESEVHGSTQASLTKYFPNFDQPFEEVIYPKGDVDAVSMGKRDVDMLLPDTFVNDTIIDFYIKYLKNKLKPEDRHRFHFFNSFFFRKLVDPDKDPLDASQGKAAFLRVRKWTRKVNIFEKDYVFIPINYNYHWSLIVMCHLGEVATYKDEDVIKLTKVPCILHMDSIRGTHSGLKGIMQSYLKEEWKGRLQEAPEDISSKFDNLRFISLELPQQPNSFDCGLFLLHYVELFLEQAPIYFNPFKITKSVNFLNMDWFLPADASLKRVVIQRLVYDLLEHTSHESSSICANDECDIHKENIVNFFPDMCNNLSTACQTSQDDQGIEISTLPSLSLSSDPCPVDPRESLKSAFEPGSFLGLQFPSFNERMFDGYKSSDTPPIEEDVETGGQLVYSSIEIDLQQDNEIIAEIPCSSQKFNRTESGHQNNFETSPQTSISGCEDSFQVINGSNLIGEELDFKELRNCPISPSMEPVEMLYGNDNSKRQANEPTVSGESSGLESDVQHPSKRMRMTDPPLVGASASD; encoded by the exons ATGGAATCCa ATGGTATTACTTTTACCGAACAAGAAATTCATCCTGATTCAGAAAAACAGGCAATGCTAGATTCAGTTGATGTTGTTAGCAATGTCCAAGAACTCCCTGATTCTCATGCAGAACCTAGAGCTGGTTCTTCTGGATTGGATGTTAATGCACTTCCTGAGTCAGAGGTCCTTTTGATTACTGCATCAGCTTTACCTAACAACACCAAAATAAATTCGTTGGAACTT GACGAAGCAGGTAATGTGAGTCCACTGGAACACAAAAGGTTGGATCAGAGATCTTTGTCAACGTGTTGCGTTATTGCAGAAGATGATG AAAACCTCGAAGTAAAGACAATGCCAGATGCTGTTGATGCCGTCCATGATATCCAAGATCTCTCCTACTCTCATACAGAAGCTAGAGCTAATTTTTCTGGACTTTATGTTAATGTACCTCCTGGATCAGAGGCCCCTGTAGCCACTACATCAGATCTTCccaacaacaaattaaaattgtCAGAAGTT GATGAGGCACATCATTTGGTTCCACATGAACACAAAAGATTGGATCAGAGATCTTTGTCAACTTTGTCAACTTTGTCAGATATTGCCGTAGATGATG GTGTCTTCTGTGAACCATCTCCAGATCATTTCCCAGGCGAGATGGGAACG GACAATGAAGATTTAGCACCAGTGGTCTTCTATCCTGATCATATGGTGTACCACCATAGTTATTCTACAGATTGTGTTTTAACTTTCACTAGCAATTGCATCGAAATAGAGGGTTCAACTTTAGATGGGGATGGCAAAACTTTTAAATTGCAGTGGGGAGTTCAAGATATACATCAAATCAGATCGCATTATTATGAGATG GTTAATGTGGCAATAGTGACGTTTCATGTACTTATCGATGATAAGGAACAGGATAACAATGTTGAACACACATCAG GTATTGAACTGAAGTTTGCAGTTATTGGCACTAACTGGTATGGGAGCCAGGAAGCAATCACATCCTTGAATGCCGCATACAAGACTCTATGGAGTAATATGCTTGAGTCAGA GGTCCATGGATCCACCCAAGCATCTCTTACAAAGTATTTTCCCAA CTTTGATCAGCCTTTTGAAGAAGTTATTTATCCAAAAGGAGATGTTGATGCTGTTTCTATGGGTAAGAGAGATGTTGATATGCTCTTACCAGACACGTTCGTTAACGACACCATCATCGACTTTTATATCAA ATACTTAAAGAACAAATTGAAGCCCGAGGATAGACACAGGTTTCATTTTTTCAATAGTTTCTTCTTCCGAAAGCTAGTTGACCCGGATAAAGATCCACTTGACGCCTCCCAAGGGAAAGCAGCTTTCTTACGTGTAAGAAAATGGACAAGAAAAGTCAACATATTTGAGAAAGATTACGTCTTTATTCCTATAAATTACAA CTATCACTGGAGTCTTATTGTAATGTGTCATCTTGGGGAAGTGGCCACATACAAAG ATGAAGATGTAATCAAGTTGACTAAAGTGCCATGCATTCTGCATATGGATTCTATCAGAGGCACTCATAGTGGCTTGAAAGGCATTATGCAAAG TTACTTGAAAGAAGAATGGAAAGGGAGGCTTCAAGAGGCACCTGAAGATATCTCTTCAAAATTCGATAACTTACGTTTTATCTCGCTTGAG TTACCACAGCAGCCAAATTCTTTCGACTGTGGTTTATTCTTGCTCCATTATGTAGAGCTCTTCTTAGAGCAAGCTCCAATTTATTTTAATCCCTTCAAAATCACGAAGAGTGTTAACTTT CTAAATATGGATTGGTTCCTACCCGCTGATGCGTCCCTTAAAAGGGTGGTTATCCAGAGATTGGTGTATGATCTTCTAGAGCACACTTCTCATGAATCTTCGTCCATATGTGCCAATGATGAATGCGACATCCATAAagaaaatattgtaaatttttttcCAGATATGTGCAATAATCTTTCAACGGCTTGTCAAACTTCTCAAGATGATCAGGGAATCGAAATATCTACGTTaccatctttatctttatcaagTGATCCATGTCCAGTTGATCCTAGGGAGTCTTTGAAATCTGCATTTGAACCAGGATCATTTCTCGGCTTGCAATTCCCATCTTTTAACGAGAGAATGTTTGATGGATACAAGAGTTCTGACACACCACCAATTGAG GAAGATGTAGAAACTGGTGGGCAGCTTGTTTATTCTTCAATAGAAATTGATCTCCAGCAAGACAATGAAATCATAGCCGAAATCCCATGTTCATCCCAGAAATTCAACAGAACAGAATCTGGGCATCAGAACAATTTTGAAACATCACCACAAACATCAATCTCTGGGTGTGAAGATTCATTTCAAGTCATCAATGGCAGTAATCTGATTGGCGAGGAACTTGATTTCAAGGAGTTGAGAAATTGTCCGATATCACCATCGATGGAGCCTGTTGAGATGCTTTATGGTAATGATAATTCCAAAAGGCAAGCAAATGAACCAACGGTTTCCGGTGAATCCTCTGGATTGGAATCAGATGTGCAGCATCCTTCAAAAAGAATGCGAATGACTGATCCCCCTCTGGTAGGTGCGTCTGCTAGTGATTGA